In one window of Candidatus Scalindua sp. DNA:
- a CDS encoding acyl carrier protein, producing MDVSKEQVTLESSFVNDLGADSLDTVELVMEFEDEFNINIPDEEAEKIQTVGDAVKYIEEHK from the coding sequence ATGGATGTCAGCAAGGAACAGGTGACTCTGGAATCATCATTTGTGAACGATTTAGGAGCAGATTCTCTTGATACCGTAGAGCTTGTTATGGAATTTGAGGACGAATTCAACATTAATATTCCGGATGAAGAAGCTGAAAAAATTCAAACGGTCGGGGATGCAGTTAAATATATTGAGGAGCACAAGTAA
- the fabF gene encoding beta-ketoacyl-ACP synthase II, which yields MERRVVITGLGAITPLGQDKKELWTSLCNGKSGIGYVTAFDTSQHEICIAGEIKDFDPGKWFNVKQERRLDRFTQFATAAAILAVEDSGIDFEKADRNRVGTIIGTGIGGILEIEAQHKILLSKGPSRVSPFMIPKLMANAAPGQIAIQFDIRATNFSIITACASGTHAIAEAFRTIQTGKTDVMVTGGTEATITPLCMGAFQNMKALSRQNSTPQKASRPFDKERDGFVISEGSGIVVLEELEFAKKRNAHVYAEILGYAMSDDAYHIAAPHPSGNGAIVAMQNALCDAKLNREQISYINAHATSTPMGDEIEVDAIKRVFGDHAKNLSVSSTKSMLGHQLGAAGGTETLISALILENNIIPPTINYENPDPSCCGLDFVPNEAKEKKVDYLMSNSFGFGGHNISIVLGKFSK from the coding sequence ATGGAGCGTCGAGTAGTAATTACAGGTCTTGGCGCGATAACTCCCTTAGGCCAGGACAAGAAAGAGCTGTGGACTTCTCTGTGTAACGGGAAAAGCGGGATCGGTTATGTGACAGCTTTTGACACATCGCAACACGAAATCTGCATTGCTGGTGAGATAAAGGATTTTGACCCGGGCAAATGGTTTAATGTTAAACAAGAGCGGAGACTGGACAGGTTTACCCAATTTGCCACTGCTGCTGCAATCCTCGCAGTCGAGGACTCAGGAATAGATTTTGAGAAAGCTGATCGCAACAGAGTAGGTACCATTATTGGTACCGGTATTGGTGGCATACTCGAAATAGAGGCGCAGCACAAGATTCTCCTTTCAAAAGGTCCATCCAGGGTCTCTCCTTTCATGATTCCCAAGCTCATGGCAAATGCTGCCCCCGGGCAGATAGCGATACAGTTCGATATCCGTGCCACCAACTTTTCCATTATTACGGCATGCGCTTCCGGTACGCATGCCATAGCTGAAGCGTTCCGAACTATCCAAACAGGAAAAACTGACGTAATGGTCACTGGCGGAACTGAAGCAACAATCACACCTCTTTGTATGGGTGCCTTTCAGAACATGAAAGCGCTATCCAGACAGAACAGTACTCCACAGAAGGCAAGCAGACCATTTGATAAAGAGAGAGACGGGTTTGTCATTTCAGAAGGTTCCGGTATCGTCGTATTAGAAGAACTGGAATTTGCAAAAAAGAGGAATGCCCATGTTTATGCTGAGATCCTTGGATACGCCATGAGCGATGATGCTTATCACATCGCCGCACCGCACCCTAGTGGGAATGGTGCTATTGTGGCAATGCAAAATGCCCTGTGTGATGCAAAACTGAATCGGGAACAGATATCTTATATCAATGCTCACGCAACCTCTACACCAATGGGAGACGAAATCGAAGTTGATGCTATCAAGAGGGTTTTCGGCGACCATGCTAAAAACCTCTCCGTCAGTTCAACAAAATCAATGCTCGGTCACCAACTGGGCGCTGCCGGTGGTACCGAAACATTAATATCTGCCCTGATACTGGAAAACAACATTATCCCGCCAACGATTAATTATGAAAACCCTGATCCTTCCTGTTGCGGACTGGATTTCGTTCCGAATGAGGCGAAAGAGAAGAAGGTTGATTATCTTATGTCTAACTCTTTCGGATTCGGAGGGCACAATATCAGCATTGTCTTGGGAAAGTTTTCAAAGTAA
- a CDS encoding alkaline phosphatase codes for MKMNRLTSKHNKSKTFFHIFPQYFVLCIILFLFVPRTYAGDAKYIILMIADGCGIKHHEATNAYTGSTPAYQSGSSWKKHWMSTYPSGGSYDGNAAWSNFDYVIQNGSTTDSAAAATALYTGVKTANKRISVSSGGIRLFNIGEKAKANQMAVGAISSVPVSHATPGAWMSHNNDRSNGYAIADESFFENPNTTGSGSLYNGGKGPTAPRSDVIIGDGFNTSYVNAAIRNLLASESGQLGKHKLVTWSAGQNGSNALMAEANKSSVTRLAGLFKHVYHQANFSGFDSRNPTLAISTNAALTVLSRNPNGFVLMIEGGAVDWAGHTNIMDDMIGEQKDFDNAVQAVINWVTNSGNGSNWNNSLVIVTSDHECGHLTAGLNLFPDDANPITNVNNATLAKEKVYTNIGGNLRASWEDSDSDNFIDAGETVYWAWHSRGHSNSLVPLYARGVGASQFAAYANGFDPTGRTYLDNIDVFTVMDNAIAAVSHSEDPPGITSPAPGATITTSTVTFQWSAGTGVSRYWLGVGTSFNSVKTSPFGNIYSAATGTNTTQQVTGIPINGNPVYVRLWWKIGATWTTADYTFQTQGTGNQTPIAVNDSAVTAKNTLVNVNVTANDTDPDGTIDPATVVVRSNPAHGTAVARVDGTVNYTPLTGYTGQDTFTYTVNDTLGATSNVAAVTITVNSSGGTPGMTSPAPGSTITTSTVTFQWSAGSGVSKYWLGVGTSFNSVKTSPFGNIYSAATGTNTTQQVTGIPINGNPVYVRLWWKIGTTWTTADYTFQTQGTGNQTPIAVNDSAVTAKNTLVNVNVTANDTDPDGTIDPATVVVRSNPAHGTAVARADGTVNYTPVTGYTGQDTFTYTVNDTLGATSNVAAVTITVNSSGGTPGMTSPAPGATITTSTVTFQWSAGTGVSRYWLGVGTSFNSVKTSPFGNIFGASTGTSTTQQVTGIPINGNPVYVRLWWKIGSTWFTADYTFQTQ; via the coding sequence ATGAAAATGAACAGATTAACCAGCAAGCACAATAAATCAAAAACTTTCTTTCACATCTTTCCTCAATATTTCGTACTGTGTATTATTCTCTTTCTTTTTGTACCCCGCACCTATGCAGGCGATGCAAAATATATCATTCTCATGATTGCAGACGGCTGCGGAATTAAACACCACGAGGCTACGAATGCCTATACAGGTTCTACACCTGCTTATCAGTCGGGAAGCTCCTGGAAAAAGCACTGGATGTCAACCTATCCCAGCGGGGGAAGTTATGACGGCAACGCCGCCTGGTCAAATTTCGATTATGTAATACAAAATGGTTCCACGACTGACAGCGCAGCAGCAGCTACAGCACTCTATACCGGTGTCAAGACTGCAAACAAGCGAATAAGTGTCTCCAGTGGAGGAATCCGCCTGTTCAACATTGGTGAGAAAGCGAAAGCAAATCAAATGGCTGTCGGTGCCATAAGTTCTGTACCGGTTTCACATGCAACACCCGGCGCCTGGATGTCCCATAATAATGACCGTAGCAACGGCTACGCCATTGCTGATGAGAGTTTTTTCGAGAATCCGAATACAACCGGATCCGGCAGTCTCTACAATGGTGGTAAGGGACCAACCGCCCCGCGTTCTGATGTCATCATCGGGGATGGATTTAATACCTCATATGTCAATGCGGCTATTAGAAATTTACTGGCAAGTGAAAGTGGTCAACTGGGAAAGCACAAGCTTGTCACCTGGTCAGCAGGCCAGAATGGTAGCAATGCCTTAATGGCTGAAGCCAATAAATCAAGCGTCACCAGATTGGCAGGTCTGTTCAAACATGTCTATCACCAAGCAAATTTTTCCGGCTTTGACTCAAGAAATCCAACGCTTGCAATCAGCACCAATGCAGCCTTGACAGTCCTGAGTCGTAATCCAAACGGTTTTGTACTGATGATTGAGGGGGGAGCCGTTGATTGGGCCGGCCATACCAACATCATGGATGACATGATAGGTGAGCAAAAAGATTTTGACAACGCTGTTCAAGCGGTCATCAACTGGGTAACGAATTCAGGCAACGGCAGCAACTGGAATAATTCCCTTGTTATAGTAACCTCAGACCATGAATGTGGCCATCTCACTGCAGGACTGAATCTATTCCCTGATGACGCAAATCCGATAACCAATGTAAACAACGCCACCCTGGCTAAGGAAAAGGTTTATACCAATATAGGCGGCAATCTTCGTGCAAGCTGGGAGGATTCAGATTCTGACAACTTTATAGACGCTGGGGAAACAGTTTACTGGGCGTGGCATTCCCGTGGACATTCAAACAGCCTTGTACCTCTCTATGCCCGGGGTGTCGGTGCTTCGCAGTTTGCAGCATATGCAAATGGTTTTGACCCGACTGGCCGTACCTATCTGGACAATATTGATGTTTTTACGGTAATGGATAATGCAATTGCCGCTGTGTCGCACTCAGAAGATCCGCCTGGAATAACCAGTCCGGCACCCGGCGCAACAATAACGACATCAACTGTTACCTTTCAATGGAGTGCCGGTACCGGAGTCAGCAGGTACTGGCTGGGTGTGGGGACAAGCTTCAACTCAGTAAAAACCTCACCATTTGGAAACATCTATAGTGCAGCAACCGGGACGAATACCACTCAACAGGTAACAGGAATACCCATAAACGGGAATCCGGTGTATGTACGATTATGGTGGAAAATCGGCGCGACATGGACTACTGCAGACTATACGTTCCAGACACAGGGAACCGGCAATCAAACGCCGATTGCGGTAAATGATTCAGCGGTGACGGCAAAGAATACGCTGGTAAATGTTAACGTGACCGCCAATGATACCGATCCAGACGGGACAATTGATCCTGCTACTGTAGTGGTAAGAAGTAATCCTGCCCATGGTACCGCTGTGGCCAGGGTAGACGGTACAGTGAATTACACGCCTCTCACCGGGTACACCGGCCAGGACACCTTTACCTATACGGTAAATGACACTCTGGGTGCAACCTCTAACGTTGCAGCGGTGACGATAACTGTCAACTCTTCGGGAGGTACACCCGGCATGACGAGTCCGGCACCCGGCTCAACAATAACAACATCGACTGTTACCTTTCAATGGAGTGCCGGTTCCGGAGTCAGTAAATACTGGCTGGGTGTGGGGACAAGCTTTAACTCAGTAAAAACCTCTCCATTTGGAAACATCTATAGCGCTGCAACCGGGACGAATACCACTCAACAGGTAACGGGAATACCCATAAACGGGAATCCGGTGTATGTACGATTATGGTGGAAAATCGGCACGACATGGACTACTGCAGACTATACATTCCAGACACAGGGAACCGGCAATCAGACGCCGATTGCGGTAAATGATTCAGCGGTGACGGCAAAGAATACGCTGGTAAATGTTAACGTGACCGCTAATGATACCGATCCAGACGGGACAATTGATCCTGCCACTGTAGTGGTAAGAAGTAATCCTGCCCATGGTACCGCTGTGGCCAGGGCAGACGGTACAGTGAATTACACGCCTGTCACCGGGTATACCGGCCAGGACACCTTTACCTATACGGTAAATGACACTCTGGGTGCAACCTCTAACGTTGCAGCGGTGACGATAACTGTCAACTCTTCGGGAGGTACACCCGGCATGACGAGTCCGGCACCCGGCGCAACAATAACGACATCAACTGTTACCTTTCAATGGAGTGCCGGTACCGGAGTCAGCAGGTACTGGCTGGGTGTGGGGACAAGCTTTAACTCAGTAAAAACCTCCCCATTTGGAAACATATTTGGTGCATCAACCGGGACAAGCACAACTCAACAGGTAACGGGAATACCCATAAACGGGAATCCGGTGTATGTACGATTATGGTGGAAAATCGGCAGTACATGGTTTACCGCAGACTACACGTTCCAGACGCAGTGA